One stretch of Candidatus Zixiibacteriota bacterium DNA includes these proteins:
- a CDS encoding DUF2250 domain-containing protein: protein MMKLRPGYSLAGCCNPSENDAIVGYYSHENLIKVHRADCGNLSKAEKPRLINLNWAEIMEKDKAMPRIERQILEPVDYLILQHHSAYGADYSLAVAAQLRKDKELIFNRHDFLREKGFLKRVEPVMIQYRKNIVKGKWIKHRNHTYYELTRKGKNALEQPLRENQLRPRDLSE from the coding sequence ATGATGAAACTGCGACCGGGATACAGTCTTGCCGGCTGCTGCAATCCGTCTGAGAATGATGCCATAGTCGGTTACTACAGCCACGAAAACCTTATAAAGGTGCATCGCGCCGATTGCGGCAACCTTTCCAAAGCCGAAAAGCCGCGATTGATAAATCTAAACTGGGCAGAGATTATGGAGAAGGATAAAGCCATGCCCCGAATTGAGCGGCAAATCCTCGAACCGGTCGATTATTTAATCTTGCAACACCACAGCGCTTACGGTGCCGATTATTCGCTGGCAGTCGCTGCTCAATTGCGAAAAGATAAAGAACTGATTTTCAATCGCCATGACTTTCTCAGGGAGAAGGGATTCCTCAAAAGAGTCGAACCGGTTATGATTCAATATCGCAAGAATATTGTCAAAGGAAAATGGATTAAACATCGCAATCACACCTATTATGAACTGACCCGAAAGGGAAAGAACGCTCTGGAGCAGCCGCTTCGCGAGAATCAACTCCGACCGCGGGACTTGTCCGAATGA
- a CDS encoding GldG family protein, with protein MAKDTKTRSAAGILILIVVGILIVINLISLNIFSRADLTDNNIYSLSEASKDLMRNLNDRLNVKVFFTDDLPAPHNGDARYLKDMLDDYKAYSGGYLHYEFIDPAKENKEQEVQGYRIPPLQFNVFRNDKTEFIKGYKGLVLLYGDKQEVIPFIENTNNLEYEISGSIKKLISSKMPSVAFTIGHREPNMSEGLQWAYQLLQREYMVQFLDLNTQKEIAQDFDILIIASPKSAFTDWEIYLIDQYIMRGGRVAFLLDRFEVDIAQARVTPINSGLDSLLKHYGVGLQENLVVDMQCNLVPVMRTFGQYQMQSIVKYPFYLAITNFNEEIPVVKDFKSLGLIYASPLDLSVPVGSGTEREVLFASSKQSGMIGRPFNIAPEREFVTADFSMSNLPLATVITGKIRSYFADKAKPNYPGDDTGSVSMAPMALDSTSDARIIVVGNGSFITDDFRRNESGFALLLNIADWLSQDKGLISIRSKEVGMRVLEETSDGAKKVIKYVNILAMPIVVILFGILRWQIRRSLRRRESL; from the coding sequence ATGGCTAAAGATACTAAAACCAGATCAGCCGCCGGGATATTAATCCTCATTGTTGTCGGTATTCTTATTGTCATTAATCTCATCTCGCTAAATATCTTTTCCCGGGCGGACCTTACCGACAATAACATCTATTCCCTGTCCGAGGCTTCAAAAGACCTGATGCGAAATCTTAACGACCGCCTCAACGTAAAGGTCTTCTTCACCGATGACCTTCCCGCGCCCCATAATGGCGACGCCCGCTATCTCAAAGATATGCTGGATGACTATAAGGCATATTCGGGAGGTTATCTGCATTACGAATTTATCGACCCGGCCAAGGAGAATAAAGAGCAGGAGGTACAGGGGTATCGCATCCCTCCGCTGCAGTTCAATGTCTTCAGGAATGACAAGACCGAATTTATCAAGGGATATAAAGGATTGGTCCTGCTGTACGGCGATAAGCAGGAGGTGATTCCATTTATTGAAAACACCAATAATCTCGAATATGAAATCTCCGGCAGCATAAAAAAATTGATTTCATCGAAGATGCCATCAGTCGCTTTTACCATCGGTCATCGGGAACCGAATATGTCCGAAGGTCTGCAGTGGGCTTACCAGCTATTGCAGCGGGAGTATATGGTGCAATTTCTTGACCTTAACACCCAGAAAGAGATTGCGCAGGATTTTGATATCCTGATTATTGCCTCGCCCAAGAGCGCTTTCACCGACTGGGAAATATACTTGATCGACCAGTATATCATGCGGGGAGGACGGGTAGCGTTTCTGCTTGACCGTTTCGAGGTTGACATTGCCCAGGCACGCGTAACCCCGATTAACAGCGGACTGGACAGTCTGCTGAAGCATTACGGCGTCGGGTTGCAGGAGAATCTGGTGGTGGATATGCAGTGTAATCTGGTGCCGGTGATGAGGACTTTTGGCCAGTATCAGATGCAGAGTATTGTGAAATATCCGTTCTACCTCGCTATTACCAATTTCAACGAGGAGATACCGGTCGTAAAAGACTTTAAATCCCTGGGGCTGATATATGCCAGCCCGCTCGACCTTTCCGTGCCGGTCGGCAGCGGAACGGAGCGGGAGGTGCTTTTCGCCAGCTCCAAGCAGTCGGGTATGATTGGGCGTCCGTTTAATATCGCCCCGGAGCGGGAATTTGTAACGGCTGACTTTTCAATGTCCAACCTCCCGCTGGCGACGGTCATCACCGGTAAAATCAGAAGCTACTTTGCCGACAAAGCCAAGCCAAATTATCCCGGGGATGACACCGGTTCAGTCTCCATGGCTCCGATGGCGCTTGATTCCACCAGCGATGCCCGTATCATCGTGGTCGGAAATGGCTCCTTTATTACCGATGACTTCCGCCGCAACGAAAGCGGATTCGCGCTGCTCCTCAATATCGCCGACTGGCTGTCGCAAGATAAAGGCTTGATTTCCATTCGCTCCAAAGAAGTCGGCATGAGAGTGCTGGAAGAGACTTCCGACGGCGCCAAGAAAGTGATTAAATATGTCAATATCCTGGCGATGCCGATTGTCGTCATTCTCTTTGGTATATTAAGGTGGCAAATTCGCCGTTCGCTTCGCAGGAGGGAATCATTATGA
- a CDS encoding PAS domain-containing sensor histidine kinase, whose amino-acid sequence MNDLFKSYFDSMPCYITVQDRDFHVVQANRLFRDDFGEVEGRFCYQVYKHRSEKCEICPVEKTFRDGRSNQSREIVRTLGGREVSVLVNTTPITNDRGEITAVLEMSTDVTDLSVLEQQLRDSQNRYRLLFEEVPCFISIQDRNLRIVEANRLHRETFETRFGDKCYKVYKHREEACYPCIVQQTFEDGKVHLHEEVVTPASGNPINVMVTTAPLRGRGGEIELVMEMSADITQVRQLQSQLSSIGLIISSISHDLKGFLSGLDGGIYLVNSGLSKDDRKRIETGWEMVMRNVGHVRRTVLDILYFSKDRQPELAPVDTVGLVKEVAEQSVSKAKELGINMNLDVEPSAGIIQADARALRSMLANLIENALDACRLDSRQNHHQVDIHLTGNTHSVQIDVVDNGIGMPQEVREKAFSLFFSSKGSGGTGLGLYIANRIVGAHGGKIELGSEVGKGSRFRVVLPRQPLMPQRDGKD is encoded by the coding sequence ATGAACGACCTGTTCAAAAGCTATTTTGATTCAATGCCCTGCTATATCACAGTGCAGGACCGGGATTTTCACGTGGTACAGGCAAACCGCCTATTCCGCGATGACTTTGGTGAAGTCGAAGGCCGCTTTTGCTACCAGGTATATAAACATCGCTCCGAAAAATGCGAAATCTGCCCCGTGGAGAAGACTTTTCGCGACGGGCGCTCCAATCAGAGCCGCGAAATTGTGCGGACCCTCGGCGGACGCGAGGTATCGGTACTGGTCAATACCACTCCCATTACAAACGACCGCGGCGAGATTACCGCCGTGCTCGAAATGTCCACCGATGTGACCGACTTGAGTGTTTTGGAGCAGCAACTGCGCGACAGCCAGAATCGTTATCGTCTGCTGTTTGAGGAGGTGCCTTGTTTTATCTCTATCCAGGACCGCAATTTAAGAATTGTTGAAGCCAATCGGCTCCACCGAGAAACCTTTGAGACCAGATTCGGAGACAAATGCTATAAGGTCTATAAGCATCGCGAGGAGGCATGCTACCCCTGCATTGTGCAACAAACGTTCGAGGACGGCAAGGTGCATCTGCATGAAGAAGTAGTCACGCCGGCATCCGGTAATCCCATCAATGTCATGGTAACCACCGCTCCCTTACGCGGTCGCGGCGGGGAGATTGAGTTGGTCATGGAAATGAGCGCCGATATTACGCAGGTTCGCCAACTTCAATCACAGCTTTCCTCCATCGGTTTAATTATCAGCAGCATTTCACATGACCTGAAAGGATTCCTCAGCGGCCTTGATGGAGGCATCTATCTGGTTAACTCCGGACTCAGCAAAGATGACCGCAAGAGAATCGAAACCGGATGGGAAATGGTCATGCGCAATGTGGGACATGTCCGACGGACCGTCCTCGATATCCTCTATTTTAGCAAAGACCGGCAACCGGAATTGGCGCCAGTTGATACTGTCGGTTTGGTAAAGGAAGTTGCCGAGCAGAGCGTTTCCAAAGCAAAGGAACTCGGCATAAATATGAATCTTGATGTCGAGCCGTCTGCCGGCATCATCCAGGCCGACGCCCGGGCGCTTCGCTCCATGCTGGCTAATTTAATTGAAAACGCTCTGGATGCCTGCCGCCTTGACAGCCGCCAAAATCATCACCAGGTGGATATTCATCTCACCGGGAACACGCATTCTGTCCAGATAGATGTCGTCGACAACGGCATCGGCATGCCACAAGAAGTCCGTGAGAAAGCCTTTTCGCTGTTCTTTTCATCCAAAGGTTCCGGCGGGACCGGCCTTGGACTCTATATTGCCAACAGAATTGTCGGCGCACACGGCGGCAAGATTGAATTGGGATCGGAGGTCGGTAAAGGTTCCCGGTTCCGGGTGGTCCTGCCGCGACAACCGCTCATGCCACAAAGAGATGGAAAAGACTAA
- a CDS encoding GYD domain-containing protein: MSVTIKGGSMATYIMAMTINPNAKKLHSDLSSQVEISFDVFAENHIKLINLYATLGRYDYLAIFDAPEQTLAFKVASAINAKGILETETWPVISYEDFTRLLS; the protein is encoded by the coding sequence TTGTCGGTAACAATCAAGGGAGGAAGCATGGCGACTTATATCATGGCTATGACCATTAATCCGAATGCCAAGAAACTCCACAGTGACTTATCCAGCCAGGTAGAAATATCTTTTGATGTATTTGCGGAGAATCATATCAAATTAATCAATCTATACGCCACCCTCGGTCGGTATGACTATCTGGCAATATTCGACGCCCCCGAACAGACCCTGGCATTCAAAGTGGCATCGGCGATTAACGCCAAAGGGATTCTTGAAACGGAAACCTGGCCGGTCATTTCATATGAGGATTTTACGCGGTTGTTGTCCTGA
- a CDS encoding DUF4340 domain-containing protein gives MRRLLIPGGFLVAFLLIWIIQSKVEKSEMSGKTIENFLKLDPSQIDRIILQQSQNRYEFELNDGRWYLRDSRNRPADSMAVKSLLTAAAEMKVGTIVSQNPERQQEFMVDSLNGNLAQFYTGERLLGQIIIGKMSPDFSSSYVRIPGSSEVYLAAGQLSFNFSRQRSQWLDRTILSLKPEDINEVEFIYPDRAYRIKRDSTRWLVAKKPYADAVEADSLKTAAFINRLSRLSGSEFPTADESGLINFQPPLLTVRVTSADSLYQLDFAPSPQDSLRFFCRRVVPDDTLVLSKTNFESLRKDFASFLPD, from the coding sequence ATGAGACGACTCTTAATCCCGGGGGGATTCCTGGTTGCCTTTCTTCTAATCTGGATAATCCAGAGCAAAGTTGAAAAGAGCGAAATGTCTGGAAAGACAATTGAGAACTTTCTCAAACTTGACCCGAGCCAGATCGATAGAATAATTCTTCAGCAGTCCCAAAACCGCTATGAATTTGAGCTCAACGACGGGCGATGGTATTTGCGGGATTCTCGCAATCGTCCGGCTGACAGTATGGCAGTCAAGAGTCTGCTGACTGCGGCGGCTGAGATGAAAGTCGGCACCATCGTGTCCCAGAATCCGGAACGACAGCAGGAATTCATGGTCGATAGCCTTAACGGCAATCTGGCGCAATTTTATACCGGGGAGAGACTGCTCGGCCAGATAATCATTGGAAAAATGAGCCCCGATTTCTCCAGCAGTTATGTCAGGATTCCGGGTTCCTCCGAAGTCTATCTGGCGGCAGGACAGTTGTCATTTAATTTTTCCCGGCAGCGCTCTCAATGGCTGGATAGGACAATTCTCTCCCTTAAGCCTGAAGATATCAATGAAGTTGAGTTTATTTATCCGGACCGCGCTTACCGCATTAAAAGAGATTCCACGAGATGGCTGGTGGCAAAGAAACCATACGCTGACGCCGTCGAAGCCGACAGCCTGAAAACGGCCGCCTTTATCAACCGCTTAAGCCGTCTGTCAGGCTCTGAATTCCCCACTGCCGACGAATCCGGCTTGATAAACTTTCAACCGCCGCTGCTGACCGTTCGAGTGACCAGCGCCGATTCTCTCTACCAACTTGATTTTGCCCCCTCGCCGCAAGATTCGCTGCGATTCTTCTGCCGCCGGGTTGTGCCTGACGATACGCTTGTGCTGAGTAAGACTAATTTTGAATCGCTCAGAAAAGATTTCGCCAGTTTCTTGCCCGATTGA
- a CDS encoding C69 family dipeptidase, whose translation MLRNVILTIVVWFFFIALDAAGCTSLLVTAGASTDGSTMITYTCDGEFHPHLEYLPAADYAAGDSLEIVDWHGKKKGKIIQVPHTYAVVGMMNEHQLAISETTFDGRPELENKEGMLHYFDLIILALQRSKTARDAINVMTALCNEYGYGATGESFSIADTKEVWIMELIGMGPVRKGAVWVALRVPDGYIAAHANKARIGEFPLDDSKNCLYSENVISFAVEMGYYNPESGKPFRFCDIYCPPTPKNQRYAETRVWSLFRRAAPSLNLSPDFHRGLPGAQPYPLWVKPDHKISVADVMSLMRDHYEGTAYDMTQGIDAGPYNSPYRWRPMNWVVDSVEYAWERPISTQQTAFSFISQSRAYLPDDVGGLLWYGVDDTYTTCYFPLYCSISEIPHSYNVGELSRFSWESAWWVFNFVANFANLKYSYMIKDVQAVQSEIEATFLQLQPVVEKSALHLIESDRTLAIRYLTDYSVNGGERVMARWRDLAVELIRKYNDGYMQDSTGRPGEVGYPEEWLRNVLKQRSEQFRLPTKAPDAVESRLID comes from the coding sequence ATGCTCAGAAACGTTATTCTAACCATAGTAGTATGGTTCTTTTTCATTGCCCTGGATGCCGCCGGATGCACCAGCCTCTTGGTGACAGCCGGAGCGTCAACTGACGGCTCCACCATGATTACTTACACCTGTGACGGCGAGTTTCATCCGCATCTGGAATATCTGCCGGCCGCAGATTATGCCGCCGGCGATTCCCTGGAAATCGTGGACTGGCATGGAAAAAAGAAAGGTAAAATCATTCAGGTGCCGCATACCTACGCCGTGGTCGGAATGATGAATGAACATCAACTGGCTATCAGCGAAACTACCTTTGACGGCCGCCCGGAACTGGAAAACAAGGAGGGGATGCTGCATTACTTTGACCTGATTATCCTTGCGCTGCAGAGGTCGAAAACTGCCCGCGATGCCATAAATGTAATGACGGCGCTATGTAACGAGTACGGTTACGGCGCTACCGGCGAATCTTTCTCCATAGCGGATACCAAAGAAGTCTGGATAATGGAACTGATTGGAATGGGTCCGGTCAGGAAGGGAGCAGTCTGGGTGGCTCTGAGGGTACCGGATGGATATATCGCCGCCCATGCCAACAAGGCGCGCATTGGAGAATTTCCGCTGGACGACTCCAAGAACTGCCTATACTCGGAGAACGTGATAAGTTTCGCCGTCGAGATGGGGTATTATAATCCTGAGAGCGGCAAGCCCTTTCGTTTCTGCGATATCTATTGTCCCCCCACTCCCAAGAATCAGAGATATGCGGAGACAAGAGTATGGAGCCTTTTTCGTCGAGCCGCTCCGTCTCTTAATCTCTCTCCTGATTTTCATCGGGGACTCCCCGGGGCGCAACCATATCCCCTCTGGGTCAAACCAGACCATAAGATTTCCGTGGCGGATGTAATGTCGTTGATGAGGGACCATTATGAAGGCACCGCCTATGACATGACACAGGGCATCGATGCCGGTCCGTATAATTCGCCCTATCGCTGGCGACCGATGAATTGGGTGGTGGACTCGGTGGAATATGCCTGGGAAAGGCCGATTTCAACGCAGCAAACCGCCTTCTCCTTTATATCTCAATCACGGGCATATCTTCCTGATGATGTCGGGGGTCTGCTCTGGTATGGCGTTGATGACACTTATACTACCTGCTATTTTCCGCTATACTGCTCCATATCCGAAATTCCCCATTCTTACAACGTCGGTGAACTGAGTCGGTTCAGCTGGGAGTCTGCCTGGTGGGTATTCAATTTTGTCGCCAACTTTGCCAATTTGAAATATTCTTACATGATTAAGGATGTCCAGGCGGTACAGAGTGAAATCGAAGCCACTTTTCTTCAACTGCAGCCGGTGGTGGAAAAGAGCGCCTTACATCTAATCGAAAGCGACCGGACGCTGGCGATACGTTATCTCACCGACTATTCCGTCAACGGTGGCGAGCGGGTAATGGCGCGATGGAGAGACTTGGCGGTAGAATTGATAAGGAAATATAATGACGGATATATGCAGGACTCTACTGGTCGTCCCGGGGAAGTGGGGTATCCGGAAGAGTGGCTGAGAAATGTTCTTAAACAACGCTCCGAGCAGTTCCGTCTGCCGACAAAGGCGCCCGATGCCGTCGAATCAAGACTAATAGATTGA
- a CDS encoding response regulator gives MKKKILIVDDEADMRLYLESLIAEQGYETATASDGDNGYDLAKSFKPDVITLDVIMERETGIKFYRNLLKDPALKGTPVIIISGVGRYNELFGRDHATMPKPFAFIEKPPDVAQLLSKIESAANHPVS, from the coding sequence ATGAAGAAGAAAATCCTAATCGTGGATGATGAAGCCGACATGAGACTCTACCTTGAGTCACTTATTGCCGAGCAAGGCTATGAAACGGCAACCGCATCCGACGGCGACAACGGGTATGACCTGGCGAAATCGTTTAAGCCTGACGTTATTACTCTGGATGTGATTATGGAGCGGGAAACGGGAATCAAATTCTATCGAAACCTGTTAAAAGACCCGGCTCTGAAAGGCACGCCGGTCATTATTATCAGCGGTGTAGGCCGTTATAACGAGCTTTTCGGTCGCGACCATGCCACCATGCCAAAACCGTTTGCTTTCATTGAGAAACCACCTGATGTAGCGCAGTTGCTGTCGAAAATTGAATCCGCGGCAAATCACCCGGTTTCTTAA
- a CDS encoding CHRD domain-containing protein codes for MRRGVRMLGVFLLPVIFIAVLTNSAAAVIHNISIGNFFFSPPNTTVNPGDTVRWTMVGGIIHTTTSDIGSPKSWNSGDMSVSDTYDVVFTAGDGPGPFPYHCAYHPTMVDTIFMAPAPAESTVFVFLMNEAQSNSCAGTGSAATGFGVAVLSSDSTQLSFHIVHNVAGAVDAHVHLGAPCVEGGIVFPFSSPVSPIVQNWALTPTDVANLFAGNLYVNIHSPSSPAGEIRGQIVPTEIRFLFTLDEAQSNGGAGTGSFANGVAIGLLNANGKELSTTVRHNVTSPADAHIHIGAPGVEGGIKFGFSNPVSPITGTWMLGKQDIIDLLSGNLYINVHSTAFPAGEIRGQYVNSDLVFASRLDEEQSGNTGSAATGFSSLVLKTDPYKPIQLSIYCEHNVVNPVDAHIHLGAPGVDGPIQFAFSSPVSPISDTWFLSNNDLTNLLDGNLYINIHSPTFPAGEIRGQYNLMDSISIKFYLDDNQANNCAGTGSTALGTGTVVLKPGGRELTVSLTHNVSSPVDGHIHLGGPCITGGILFGFSSPISPIKDVWYLTPLDIVDLLQKELYANVHSTAFPAEEIRGQIVPPSFICGDANGNGSINILDATFIIAYLFKSGPEPVPLQAANVNNTGGINILDATYLISFLFKNGPDPNCP; via the coding sequence ATGCGCCGAGGAGTGAGAATGCTCGGAGTTTTCCTGTTGCCAGTGATTTTTATCGCTGTCCTCACCAACAGCGCCGCTGCGGTAATACACAATATCAGCATCGGCAATTTCTTCTTCAGCCCCCCCAATACGACCGTAAATCCCGGGGATACCGTTCGTTGGACAATGGTAGGCGGTATTATCCATACTACCACATCGGATATTGGCTCTCCTAAAAGCTGGAATTCGGGCGATATGTCGGTGAGCGATACTTATGATGTTGTCTTCACTGCCGGCGATGGCCCCGGTCCCTTTCCCTACCATTGCGCCTATCATCCGACCATGGTGGACACGATATTCATGGCGCCGGCGCCGGCTGAATCCACGGTCTTTGTATTCCTTATGAATGAAGCCCAGTCGAATTCATGTGCCGGGACCGGCAGCGCGGCAACCGGATTTGGAGTGGCTGTCTTAAGCAGCGATTCGACGCAGCTATCTTTTCATATTGTCCATAATGTTGCGGGGGCGGTTGATGCGCATGTCCACCTGGGCGCTCCCTGTGTCGAAGGAGGGATAGTCTTTCCGTTCTCGTCACCGGTCAGTCCGATTGTGCAAAACTGGGCATTGACGCCTACTGATGTCGCCAACCTGTTTGCCGGCAATCTCTATGTGAATATCCATTCACCATCGTCTCCTGCCGGCGAGATCCGGGGGCAGATTGTCCCGACCGAAATCAGATTTTTATTTACGCTTGACGAAGCGCAGTCAAATGGCGGGGCCGGAACCGGCAGTTTTGCCAATGGAGTTGCCATCGGGTTACTCAATGCCAACGGCAAAGAGCTTTCGACGACCGTCAGGCATAATGTTACCTCCCCGGCGGACGCGCATATTCATATCGGGGCGCCCGGCGTTGAAGGTGGAATCAAATTCGGATTCAGCAATCCGGTCAGCCCAATTACCGGAACCTGGATGCTTGGCAAACAGGATATTATTGACCTTCTGTCTGGGAATCTCTATATCAATGTTCATTCGACAGCCTTCCCGGCAGGGGAAATCAGGGGACAATATGTCAACTCGGATTTAGTATTTGCATCGCGGCTGGATGAAGAGCAGTCTGGCAATACCGGCAGCGCCGCCACAGGATTCAGCTCCTTAGTGCTCAAAACCGACCCATATAAGCCGATACAACTCAGCATATATTGCGAGCATAATGTCGTTAATCCGGTCGATGCCCATATCCATCTGGGCGCCCCGGGAGTCGATGGTCCCATTCAATTTGCCTTCAGCAGTCCAGTCAGCCCTATATCCGACACCTGGTTCCTCAGCAACAACGACTTGACAAATCTGCTCGACGGCAATCTCTATATAAATATTCACTCCCCCACTTTCCCGGCCGGGGAAATACGCGGGCAATACAATCTGATGGATTCGATATCGATTAAGTTCTATCTGGACGACAATCAGGCAAACAACTGCGCCGGCACCGGCAGCACTGCCTTAGGGACCGGAACGGTGGTGTTGAAGCCGGGTGGACGGGAATTGACCGTTTCCCTGACCCATAATGTATCTAGCCCGGTAGATGGCCATATACATCTGGGAGGCCCGTGTATAACCGGCGGTATATTGTTTGGGTTTTCCAGCCCCATAAGCCCGATTAAGGATGTCTGGTACCTGACTCCGCTCGATATTGTGGACTTACTGCAGAAGGAACTTTATGCCAATGTTCATTCGACTGCTTTCCCGGCCGAAGAAATCCGCGGACAGATAGTGCCGCCGTCATTCATTTGCGGCGATGCCAACGGAAACGGTTCGATAAATATTCTGGATGCCACTTTCATTATTGCTTACCTGTTTAAGAGCGGTCCTGAGCCGGTTCCGCTGCAGGCTGCCAATGTCAATAACACCGGTGGAATAAACATTCTTGATGCCACCTATCTGATAAGTTTCCTCTTTAAGAACGGGCCCGATCCTAACTGCCCATAA
- a CDS encoding response regulator gives MRIQDKTRSHRAQVVIDRMGKKLNRQMMTSLLACVHCGICTESCHYVLSNPGDPTFAPSYKADQIRKFFKRHYDWTGRIIPWWVKARSLYSDEELEQLKDTVFGKCTNCRRCTLNCPMGVDYPTFNRMARGLLVSVGIMPEGVAVVSKDQWEIGNQMGVLKEDYLETLEWLSDELEEEYGDPRARIPIDVKNANVVYAVNPREIKYDPRTISDAARIFYLAGEHWTMPSEGWDMTNFGLFSGDDELGGVVARRLYDKVTELKGRKLVISECGHGYRSTRCEGQNWAQYDVDFEMESSVITMLRYIQEQRISVDKSRNPVTVTFHDSCNNARSCGLTEEPRELLKYVVESFQEMYPNRAENFCCTGGGGAMSMSEYTPRRLKSAKIKADQLRATGAGIVVTSCHNCVDGLSDLIKHYQLGMKVTQLVNLVASALVVPERVTVPTVGVAAVAADGSLAGRTILIIDDEPDFVVYASAVFEDHGATVQSAYNGDAGLKIAESMKPDLITLDLSMPGMSGQELFEKLRSHGALRNIPVCIITGQPELRKLIYDRPVTPPEGFMGKPVDEEQLLLNVRKILKIPHLKDDVKSESRKL, from the coding sequence ATGAGAATACAAGACAAAACCAGGTCGCATCGAGCCCAAGTTGTCATCGACAGGATGGGTAAGAAACTGAATCGTCAGATGATGACTTCGCTACTCGCCTGCGTCCATTGCGGTATATGTACCGAATCATGCCATTATGTCCTCTCCAATCCCGGCGACCCGACTTTTGCCCCTTCTTATAAAGCCGACCAGATTCGCAAGTTTTTCAAGCGCCACTATGACTGGACCGGTCGGATAATTCCCTGGTGGGTTAAGGCGAGAAGCCTTTACAGCGATGAAGAACTGGAGCAACTCAAAGATACCGTCTTCGGCAAATGCACCAACTGCCGTCGTTGCACGCTGAACTGCCCTATGGGTGTTGACTATCCGACCTTCAACCGCATGGCGCGCGGTTTACTGGTCTCCGTGGGGATAATGCCCGAGGGAGTAGCCGTAGTCAGTAAAGACCAGTGGGAAATCGGCAACCAGATGGGTGTCCTCAAAGAAGACTATCTCGAGACCCTGGAGTGGCTTTCGGACGAACTGGAGGAAGAATACGGCGACCCCAGAGCCCGCATCCCTATCGATGTTAAGAATGCAAACGTCGTCTACGCCGTCAATCCGCGCGAAATCAAATATGACCCGCGAACCATTTCCGATGCCGCCAGAATATTCTACCTTGCCGGTGAGCATTGGACCATGCCGAGTGAAGGATGGGACATGACTAATTTCGGTCTCTTCTCCGGTGATGATGAGCTCGGCGGCGTAGTGGCGCGCCGTCTGTATGATAAGGTCACCGAACTCAAAGGACGGAAACTGGTCATATCGGAATGTGGTCATGGGTATCGCTCCACCCGCTGCGAGGGGCAGAACTGGGCGCAATATGATGTTGATTTTGAAATGGAATCGTCGGTCATAACCATGCTCCGCTATATACAGGAACAACGGATATCAGTAGATAAATCCCGCAATCCGGTAACCGTTACCTTCCATGACTCCTGTAATAACGCCCGAAGCTGCGGTTTGACCGAAGAGCCCAGGGAGCTGTTGAAATATGTGGTCGAATCTTTTCAGGAGATGTATCCCAACCGGGCGGAGAATTTCTGCTGCACGGGAGGGGGCGGCGCCATGTCGATGTCGGAATATACGCCGCGTCGTCTTAAATCAGCGAAAATCAAAGCCGACCAATTGCGCGCAACCGGCGCCGGAATCGTGGTCACCTCCTGCCATAACTGTGTGGATGGCTTATCCGACCTGATTAAACATTACCAGCTGGGGATGAAAGTTACGCAGCTGGTCAATCTGGTGGCGTCAGCCCTGGTTGTGCCGGAGCGGGTGACAGTTCCGACCGTCGGAGTCGCGGCCGTGGCAGCCGATGGTTCTCTGGCCGGGCGCACCATCCTGATCATAGACGACGAGCCTGACTTTGTCGTCTATGCTTCGGCGGTATTTGAAGACCACGGGGCGACAGTGCAGAGCGCCTACAACGGCGATGCCGGTCTGAAGATTGCAGAGTCCATGAAACCGGACCTTATTACGCTCGACTTGTCAATGCCGGGAATGTCGGGACAGGAGCTCTTTGAAAAACTTCGCTCTCACGGCGCCCTGCGGAACATTCCGGTCTGTATCATTACCGGCCAGCCCGAATTGCGGAAACTGATTTACGACCGGCCGGTGACTCCTCCCGAAGGATTCATGGGAAAACCAGTCGATGAGGAGCAGCTTCTGCTTAACGTGCGGAAGATACTGAAGATTCCCCATCTCAAGGATGACGTCAAATCAGAAAGTCGCAAATTATGA